The DNA window TTCGGCGTGGCAACCGAAGATCGGGCCTCCTCGGGGACCGCGATGCCCCGAAGGCCACCTTCGGGGAACCTAGCGCCACTTTCGCGGCCCTCGCAGGCGTGCGGCCGAGGCTGCTCATGCCCCGAAGGCCACCTTCGGGGCATGAGACGCCGCGATTCCACCCCTCGCGCGCTCGGCTCCCGCGAAGCGCGCGCCCCGAAAGTGACCTTCAGGGCGTTCAGGTCCCCAAAAGTCACCTTCGGGGCATCGCGGGCCGGGGCCCCGATCTTGACCGGCCGGCCCGCGGAGTCTCCGGCGCCTGCCTGCATTTAGCGGGCTAAACGTCGTCAGGAAGGGGACCAGTCGGCGTTCGCCCCGCACAGCACCAGGCACGGCAGGTCCGCGTCGAACCGGCCGCCGAGCCAGGCGGCGAAGGGCACCGCCGCGGCGGGTTCGACCGCCAGCCGGAAGTCCTCCCACAACCGGTCCCGCGCCGCGACGATCTCGGCGTCCGACACCAGCACCGACACAGTCCGCGCCGTGCGAAGCACCGCGAAGGGCGCTTCGCCGATACTCGTCGCCCCCAGCGCCGAGGAGGCGACGGAGTCGACCGGCACGTCCACCGGCTCACCGGCTTCGAGCGCGGCGTGCACGGAGCAGCAGCGCTCCGGTTCGGCCACCACGCAAACCCGGTCCCCGATCGCCAGCGCGGTGCCCGCCGCGAGCCCGCCCCCACCCGCGGCGACCACGACGGCGTCCACCTCCGGTGCCTCTTCGACGACTTCCGCGGCGACGGTGCCCTGCCCGGCGATGACCGCCGGATCGTCGTAGGCGGGCAGGTACCGCGCCCCGGTCACGGCCCGCGCCGCAGCCGCCGCTTCGGCGTAGGTGTCGCCGTGCCTGATCAGCTCGGCACCCGCGGCGACGATCCGGCGCGCCTTCGCTTCCGGCACCGAACGCGGCGTGTACACCGTCGCCGGGATCCCGAGCAGCCGCGCCGCCGTCGCCACGCCGAGACCGTGGTTGCCGCCGGACGCCGTCACCACCCGGTCCGGACGGTCGCCCGAGAGCAGCGCGTTCGTCGCGCCCCGCAGCTTGAACGAGCCGCCGAGCTGGAGGTGTTCGAGCTTGAGCACGAGCGGGCGGCCGTCGATCGTCACGCGCATCAGCGGCGTACGGCGCACGTAGGGGCGAATCGCGGTGGCCGCGGCCGCGACGTCCGCCGCGGCGGGAAGGCAGGTCGTCATGTCTCCACCATGCGCCCGCGCGGGTCGTAAGATCCAGTGCGAACTGCTGGCCTGACCTTAGGAACGCTTATGGCACTCGACGCGGCGAGGCTGCGGGTGCTCGTCGAGGTCGCGCACGCCGGTTCCATCGCCGCCGCGGCGGCCGGGATGGGCTTCACCGCCTCGGCACTTTCCCAGCAACTCGCCAAGCTGGAACGGGAAACCGGGTGCGCGCTCGTCGAGCGGCGACCGGACGGAATCCGGCTGACGGCGCCGGGCCGCACGCTCGTCGAGCACGGCGAACGCGTACTCGGCGAACTGCGCGACGCCGAAACCGCGATCCGCGCGGCCGCGGGCGAACACTCCGTCGAGATCGTCGTCGGCTCCTTCGCCACCGCGGGCCGCCTGCTCATCCCCGAAGCGCTCGCGAAGTTCCGCCGCGACCGGCCGGGAGTGCGCCTGTCGCTCGTCGACATCGAACCACCGCGCGGCTACGGCGAAGTCACCTCACGCGATCTCGACCTGCTCGTCACCCACCAGTACCCCGGTGTCACCGCGCCCTCCGCCGCCGGGCTGCGGCGCACCCGGCTGCTCGCCGACCCCATCCGCCTCGTGCTCCCGCCAGGGCACCCGCCCGCCACCCTCGCCGAACTCGGCGACGTCGATTGGATCTCCGGTCGCCGCGATTCGCCGAACCGGACCTGCCTCGGCCACCTCGCCGCCAAGGCCGGGATCACGCCGAGGGTCGCCTACGAGACGGTCGACTACGAGGTGACGCTGTCACTGGTCACCGCCGGGCTCGGAGTGTCGCTCGTCCCCGCCAGCGTCCTCGCCGGTAGGGCCGGTCTCAACGTCCGCGAACTGCGGAAACCACGCCCCGAACGGCTCATCCACCTCGTGCACCGCACCCGGCCGCCGGGTGTCGTAGCCGAGCTGGCGACGGTGCTGCGTGACACCGCGACCCGGGTCAGTACACTGGTCCACGGACCCCGCGCGGCGTCCACCCTGTGAACCTCCCCAGGGCCGGAAGGCAGCAAGGATAAGCAGGCTCTGGCGGGTGCGCGGGGTCCCCTATTCCGAGTTCGGTCGCCGTTGGCGACCTCCCGGTGTCCTGCTCCGCAGCGGGGGCCGAGCCCCCGCACCCCCACGGTGCGAGCTCCTCGTCTTGACGGCCTGCTCCCGTTCGGTGACACCAGCGAATCTTGCTGGTGCAGCTTCTCCTTCTCGTGGGTGAGGTGGGTCCCCTTTGTGCGGGAGGGTTGTGCTGGTTTTGGTTGCCAGCATGGGTTTCCAGTCGAGAGAAGGGGAACCGAGATGCGTGCAGGGGTTGTCGGAGTGGTGGCGGTGTCGGCGCTGGCCGCGGGTGTGAGTCCGGCTTCGGCTGAGGTTCGGCAGTCGGTGGTGGGGGTCGGCGGGATGGCGTTCCACAGCGATCGGCTGACGTTCGCCTTCGACGCGCACGCTGTCGCGGGTGCCCAGTGGCGGTCGCGCGGCACTTTCCACGTGTGGCACGCGGGGCCCGACGGGCGGGTCAGGGCCGAGTACGCGGGCACCGTGAAGTGCATGCTCGCGACGGCCGGGTACGCGACCGTCACGGGCACCCTCCACATCGTGCGCGGCGACCCGAAGATGGAAGGCACCTGGGCGGGGTTCAGCATCGTCGGCAACTCCGCGCCGAACCGAATCGGCTACGGCGGCCAAGCCTGGGGCGACCCCAAGCCCGGCAACGACTGCACCGCGCTGCCGCCCTACTCACCCGTCGAGTTCGGCCACTACCGAGTCAACTCCGGCGGCATGTGACCCCACGACATTTAGCCCGCTAAACGCACCCAGCGGTCCCGCCCCGCCCCGCGCGCCGGGAGCGTGCGGTCGGGCGCAGAGCGCCCGACCGACAGCCTGTAGTCTCGCGGCGTGGCTCTCGCGCTGTACCGCAAGTACCGTCCGGCGACCTTCGCCGAGGTCGTCGGCCAGGAGCATGTCACCGAACCCCTGCGCACCGCGCTCGCGGCCGGTCGCATCAACCACGCGTACCTGTTCTCGGGTCCGCGCGGGTGCGGCAAGACGTCCAGTGCCCGCATCATGGCGCGCTCGCTCAACTGCGCCAAGGGCCCGACGCCGGACCCGTGCGGCGAGTGCTCCTCGTGCGTCGCGCTCGCGCCGGAAGGCCCCGGCAGCATCGACGTCACGGAGCTGGACGCGGCCAGCCACGGTGGCGTCGACGACGCTCGCGAGCTGAGGGATCGCGCGTTCTACGCGCCCGCCGAATCCCGCTATCGCGTGTTCATCATCGACGAAGCGCACATGGTCACCACGCAGGGTTTCAACGCGCTGCTGAAGATCGTCGAAGAACCGCCCGAACACCTGATCTTCATCTTCGCCACCACCGAGCCGGACAAGGTGCTCACCACCATCCGCTCGCGGACGCACCACTACCCGTTCCGGCTGATCCCGCCGAGCGCCATGCGGGAGCTGCTCGAACGCAACGTCGCGGCCGAAGGCGTGCCGGTGGAGCCCGCCGTGTTCCCGCTCGTGATCAGGGCTGGCGGCGGTTCCGCGCGCGACACCCAGTCCGTGCTGGACCAGCTGCTCGCGGGCGCGGGCGCGGACGGTGTCACCTACGAGCGCGCGATGTCGCTGCTCGGCGTCACCGACGTCGCCCTGATCGACGACATGGTCGACGGGCTTTCCGCCGACGACGCGACGGCCGTGTTCGGCACGGTCGAGAAGCTCGCGGAGGCGGGGCACGACCCGCGCCGGTTCGCCACCGACCTGCTCGACCGCCTGCGCGACCTGGTGCTCCTGCGCGCGGTGCCGGACGCGGGCACCCGCGGGCTGGTCGCCGCGCCGTCCGAGGAGCTGGCGAGGATGTCCGCGCAGGCCGAGCGGATCGGCCTCGCCACGCTGTCCCGCTACGGCGAGATCGTCCACAATGGACTGCTGGAGATGCGGGGCGCGACCGCGCCGAGGCTGCTGCTGGAGCTGCTGTGCGCGCGGATGCTGCTGCCCGCCGTTTCCGATGACGAGGCTTCCGTGCTGCAGCGGCTGGAACGGCTCGAACGCAGGGCGACGGTTTCCGGTCCGCTAGCGAACGCGCCTCAGCAGGCCGCGCCGCCGCAGGCCGCTCCCCAGGCTCCCGCACCGGAGCGGTCGTACCAACGGCCTTCGCAGCGCCCGGCGGAACCCGCCCAGCCCGCTCCGGAACCGCAGGCACCGGCCAAGCCCGCGCCCGCGCCGACCGGGCAGGCGGCGAGCCTGCCGCCACGCCCGGTGCCGCAGAGCGCACCGGAACCCGCGCCCGCTCCGGAACCGCAGCCGGAACCCGAGGCCGAGCCCGCTCCCTCGGGCGGGATCGACGCCGCCGCGGTGCGCCGAGTGTGGCCGCAGCTCCTGTCCGCGATCCGCAAGAGCAGCCGCAGCACCGAGGCGATGCTGACGCAGGCGACCGTGCTCAGCGTCGAAGGATCCGAGGTCACGCTGACGCACAGCGCCGAGCCGCTGGCCCGCCGCCTTTCCGATCCTTCCAACGCGGACAAGATCGCGGCCGCGCTCGGCGAAGTGCTCGGCGGACACTGGAAGGTGCGGTGCGTGCACGGCACCGCGGCGGCGAAGGCGCCCGCCGCGCCGAAGCAGGCACCCCGGCAGAACCCGCAGCCGGAGCAGCAGTCGCGGTCGTACCAGCGTCCGTCCGCGTCCGCGCCGCCCGCGCCGTCCGCGCAGGAAGCGGCGCCGCCAGCTCCGCCGCCGCAGGCGCAGCAGCAGCCGCCCAAGCCAAAGTCGTTGCCGGAGCCGGACATCCCGCTCCCGCCGGAGCCCGACGACGAGGAAATGCACGCCGAGGAAGGCGGTCCGATCCCGGACATGCCCGCCGGAGCCGCGGCCCCGTCGGTCGACGCCGAAGAGGCCGCGCACAAGCTCCTCCAGGAACACCTAGGCGCCCGCCCCCTCGAGTGACCGCGAACCCGCCGGGCTGAGTTCGTGAGCGTGCGTGGTGCGAGCGTGCGGAAGTCCCCAAAGGTGACCTTCGGGGCGCTCAGTTCCCTGAAAGTCACTTTCGGGGCAGGCGAGAGCCGGGCGGACGGCGGGAGTTCTTCGCGAGGGCCGAGTTCGTGGCGCTCAGGTCCCCGAAGGTGGCCTTCGGGGCATGAACCCGTTGCCCGCCAAGGAGGATCCGCTTCCACGAGGGCCGAGTTCGCGGCGTTAGATGCCCCGAGGGTGGCCTTCGGGGCATACCGAACCGTCGCCGAGATCCGCGAGCCTGCCCGCGAGGCGGGCGATCAGGGCGGTCGGCGGCGGATCGCTCGGTAGTTCGTCGAGTTCGCGGACGCGCGCGAGTAGCGCGCCACCGATGTCGGCGAGATCTTCGCCGAGATCCCGCATTCCCTCGGCGAAAATGTCCACATTGGACTGTACGTGGCTCAGCAGCAGCGTGCGCTGGGTCAGCGTGCCGTGCAGCGCGCGGACGCGGTCGAGGAGTTCGCGGTCGGTGTCGTTCATCGCGCGAGCCACGCGCGTTCGCAGGGCAGGCAGGTCGGGTCGAACCAGTGGCCGCCGAGTTCGGGAATGTCGGCGCGGGTCACGGTTGCGCGGATCCCGCACAGCGCGACAAAGGACGCTCCCTCGGCGGGCGCCCGCCCCTCCAGCGCGTGGCGCAACCCCTCCGCCTGCTGCCACTGCAACATGATCCCTCCTGGTCAGTGCGTCGTGTTGACCCGAGAGTAATCACTCGTACACTCACCACAAGCATGTTGCGTCAACGAGACAGGGGAGCTGTGCCGTGCCACGGAAACCACCTGGGGTCAAAGCGAAGGGGCTCGGCGCGCGGTTGCGCGTATGCCGGGAGGAAGCCGGTCTCAGCCTCCGCGAAGCGAGCGAGGCAGTGGATTGGGACAAGTCCACGCTGTCCCGGTTGGAAACCGGTAAGCGGAACGTGAACGCGGACGAGGTCGCGCAATTGCTCGGAGTGTTCCGGGTCCGAGGCCAGGTCAAGAAAGAAATCATGGCTTTGGCTCGCACCCTGGAAGAGCCGGGCTGGTGGGATCAAGGAACCGAGGGCCTGCCGAAGGAATCGGTCACCCTGGCCGAATACGAGGACATGGCCACCAGGATTACGGACTGGGCTCCGCTGTTGATACCCGGCCTGCTCCAGACCCCGGACTACTTGAGAGCTTGGTTGCTGAGCAGCGGCTCCAACCCGGCGGGTATCGACGCTCGCATCGCCATGCGAGCCAAGCGGCAGCAGATCTTGCGCACTCCGCTTACTTACGTCGCATACCTCGGTGAGGCTGCTCTTCGCACGCTCGTTGGTGACGCCGCAACGTTGGCTCGCCAACTTGCGACACTGCGAGAAGTCGGCAGGCGCGACAATGTCTCGATCCGTGTCGTGCCAAGCAATGCTGGCCCTCATGCTGGGCAACTCGGATCTTTCATGACACTGGAGTTTCCATCCGCGCCGCCGGTCGTGCTGGTTGAACTGCTCCGATCGAGCATCTTCATGGACGAGCAACGGCAGACCGAGCCTTACTTCGCCACATTGCCCCGGCTTGCCGACGTTGCGATGAGTGAGACAGAATCGGCTCGTCTCATCACTCATTTGCAGACGAGGTTGAAAGACCATGGTGGAGCGGGTTCGTTGGGTTAAATCCAGCCGCAGCGGTGACAACTCCAACTGCGTCGAGGTTGCGCTGGGTGAGACAGTGCGAGTCCGCGACACGAAGGACCGCGATGGCGGCACACTGCACCTCCCCGCCCTCTCGTGGGGCCAGTTCGCCGCCGCACTCGCCCGCCCCGAGTAGGCATTGCCCTGAAGGCCACTTGGGCATGAGCAGCGCCGCCCGCGCATCCGCGAGGGCCGAGAAAGTGGCGCTAGATTCCCCGAGGGTGGCCTTCGGGGCAGGAAGCCCCGGAGGATCAGCGGCCGAGGAAGGCGAGGATTCCGGCAGCGATCGCGTCGGCGTACTTCTGGCGTCCGTCCGAAGTGGACATAGCCGCCGCTTCGCCGGAGTTGCGCATGTTCCCGCATTCCACCAACGCCGACGGGCGCGTCGACAGGTTCAACCCGGCCAGGTCCGCGCGCGGGGCTTCGCCGTCGTGGCCGATGTAGTTCGCCGTAGGGAAACCGGCCCCGAGCATTCCCGTGCGCAGCGCTTCCGTCAGCTTCCGCGACGGCGCGCCCTGCTCGTCGTTCAGCGGCGGTGACGAGTACGCGACGTGGAATCCCTTGGCGCCGGAGGAATTCGAGCCGTCGGCGTGGATGGACACCACGGCGGCGGCCCCGGCGGAGTTGCCGATCTTCGCCCGCTCGTCGACGCACGGGCCGATCCCCTCGTCGTCCTGCCGTGTCATCACCACGCGGACCCCGCGGGCGGACAGCGCGGCGTTCACCTTGCGCGCCACATCCAGGGTGAACGCGTGCTCGGTGTACCCGGCGTTCGACGACGTGCCCGTGGTGTTGCACGGTTTCGTCGCACCGCGGCCCGCGGGCACCTGCCGGTTGATCGCGCGCGCGTTCGCGCCGTTGCCGCCGTTGTGCCCGGGGTCCAGCACCACCACCGGCTGGTTCTTCGCGGCAGGCGGAGCAGCAGCGGAAGAAGAAGCCGATGACGAAGAAGGCGGCGAAGGCGCGAAAGAAGACGAGGACGGGGGCGGCGCGCTGGTCTGGCTGCCGCCGTCACAGCCCGCTACGAGGAGGGCGGCCAACGCGAGTACCGGAACCATGCGCACGGCCAACACGGTGCCACACCGGCTGCGGCTAGGCTGGGAGGCACGTGCAAGCCAGACCTGAGGATCGGAAGCCGAATCATGGTGCAACCCGGTGGCGGAATGCCCGACATGCAGGCCATCCTGCAGCAGGCGCAGCAGATGCAGCAGCAGCTCGTCTCCGCGCAGGAAGAGCTGGCGCGCACCGAGGTAACCGGCACCTCGGGCGGCGGCCTCGTCACCGCGACCGTGACCGGCGACCTCGAGCTGCGGAACCTCGAAATCGACCCGAAGGTGGTCGACCCCGAGGACACCGAAACCCTCGCTGACCTGGTGGTCGCCGCCGTCCGTGACGCCACGGCCAGCGCGCAGAAGCTGCAGGGCGAGAAGCTGGGCCCGCTCGCGGGCGGCCTCGGCGGTGGCGGGGGCATGCCCGATCTCGGCAGCTTCGGCCTGCCGGGCTGAGGGACCTTAGTTGTACGAAGGCGTAGTCCAGGACCTCATCGACGAGCTCGGCAGGCTGCCGGGCGTCGGGCCGAAGAGCGCGCAGCGGATCGCGTTCCACCTGCTCGCCGCGGATCCCGCGGACATCGGGCGGCTGCAGGAGGTGCTGGGCAAGGTCAAGGAGGGCGTGCAGTTCTGCGAGATCTGCGGCAACGTCTCCGAACAGGAGAACTGCCGGATCTGCCGCGACGTTCGGCGCGATCTCAGCGTGATCTGCGTGGTCGAGGAGCCGAAGGACGTGCTCGCGGTCGAGCGCACGCGCGAGTTCCGCGGGCGCTACCACGTGCTCGGCGGCGCGCTCG is part of the Amycolatopsis sp. CA-230715 genome and encodes:
- a CDS encoding N-acetylmuramoyl-L-alanine amidase encodes the protein MVPVLALAALLVAGCDGGSQTSAPPPSSSSFAPSPPSSSSASSSAAAPPAAKNQPVVVLDPGHNGGNGANARAINRQVPAGRGATKPCNTTGTSSNAGYTEHAFTLDVARKVNAALSARGVRVVMTRQDDEGIGPCVDERAKIGNSAGAAAVVSIHADGSNSSGAKGFHVAYSSPPLNDEQGAPSRKLTEALRTGMLGAGFPTANYIGHDGEAPRADLAGLNLSTRPSALVECGNMRNSGEAAAMSTSDGRQKYADAIAAGILAFLGR
- a CDS encoding zinc finger protein, coding for MLQWQQAEGLRHALEGRAPAEGASFVALCGIRATVTRADIPELGGHWFDPTCLPCERAWLAR
- a CDS encoding DUF397 domain-containing protein, which translates into the protein MVERVRWVKSSRSGDNSNCVEVALGETVRVRDTKDRDGGTLHLPALSWGQFAAALARPE
- the recR gene encoding recombination mediator RecR, with the protein product MYEGVVQDLIDELGRLPGVGPKSAQRIAFHLLAADPADIGRLQEVLGKVKEGVQFCEICGNVSEQENCRICRDVRRDLSVICVVEEPKDVLAVERTREFRGRYHVLGGALDPLSGIGPEQLRMRELLARIGGEEVTEVIIATDPNTEGEATATYLVRMLRDFPGLSVTRLASGLPMGGDLEFADELTLGRALSGRRAL
- a CDS encoding YbaB/EbfC family nucleoid-associated protein, with protein sequence MVQPGGGMPDMQAILQQAQQMQQQLVSAQEELARTEVTGTSGGGLVTATVTGDLELRNLEIDPKVVDPEDTETLADLVVAAVRDATASAQKLQGEKLGPLAGGLGGGGGMPDLGSFGLPG
- a CDS encoding DNA polymerase III subunit gamma and tau gives rise to the protein MALALYRKYRPATFAEVVGQEHVTEPLRTALAAGRINHAYLFSGPRGCGKTSSARIMARSLNCAKGPTPDPCGECSSCVALAPEGPGSIDVTELDAASHGGVDDARELRDRAFYAPAESRYRVFIIDEAHMVTTQGFNALLKIVEEPPEHLIFIFATTEPDKVLTTIRSRTHHYPFRLIPPSAMRELLERNVAAEGVPVEPAVFPLVIRAGGGSARDTQSVLDQLLAGAGADGVTYERAMSLLGVTDVALIDDMVDGLSADDATAVFGTVEKLAEAGHDPRRFATDLLDRLRDLVLLRAVPDAGTRGLVAAPSEELARMSAQAERIGLATLSRYGEIVHNGLLEMRGATAPRLLLELLCARMLLPAVSDDEASVLQRLERLERRATVSGPLANAPQQAAPPQAAPQAPAPERSYQRPSQRPAEPAQPAPEPQAPAKPAPAPTGQAASLPPRPVPQSAPEPAPAPEPQPEPEAEPAPSGGIDAAAVRRVWPQLLSAIRKSSRSTEAMLTQATVLSVEGSEVTLTHSAEPLARRLSDPSNADKIAAALGEVLGGHWKVRCVHGTAAAKAPAAPKQAPRQNPQPEQQSRSYQRPSASAPPAPSAQEAAPPAPPPQAQQQPPKPKSLPEPDIPLPPEPDDEEMHAEEGGPIPDMPAGAAAPSVDAEEAAHKLLQEHLGARPLE
- a CDS encoding helix-turn-helix domain-containing protein; translation: MPRKPPGVKAKGLGARLRVCREEAGLSLREASEAVDWDKSTLSRLETGKRNVNADEVAQLLGVFRVRGQVKKEIMALARTLEEPGWWDQGTEGLPKESVTLAEYEDMATRITDWAPLLIPGLLQTPDYLRAWLLSSGSNPAGIDARIAMRAKRQQILRTPLTYVAYLGEAALRTLVGDAATLARQLATLREVGRRDNVSIRVVPSNAGPHAGQLGSFMTLEFPSAPPVVLVELLRSSIFMDEQRQTEPYFATLPRLADVAMSETESARLITHLQTRLKDHGGAGSLG
- a CDS encoding serine/threonine dehydratase — encoded protein: MTTCLPAAADVAAAATAIRPYVRRTPLMRVTIDGRPLVLKLEHLQLGGSFKLRGATNALLSGDRPDRVVTASGGNHGLGVATAARLLGIPATVYTPRSVPEAKARRIVAAGAELIRHGDTYAEAAAAARAVTGARYLPAYDDPAVIAGQGTVAAEVVEEAPEVDAVVVAAGGGGLAAGTALAIGDRVCVVAEPERCCSVHAALEAGEPVDVPVDSVASSALGATSIGEAPFAVLRTARTVSVLVSDAEIVAARDRLWEDFRLAVEPAAAVPFAAWLGGRFDADLPCLVLCGANADWSPS